One Punica granatum isolate Tunisia-2019 chromosome 3, ASM765513v2, whole genome shotgun sequence genomic window carries:
- the LOC116199616 gene encoding mitochondrial import inner membrane translocase subunit TIM17-2-like has protein sequence MGTPETSREPCPDRILDDIGGAFGMGAVGGSAFHFIKGSYNSPSGARLAGGTQAVRMNAPRVGGSFAVWGGLFSAFDCTMVYVRQKEDPWNSIFAGAATGGFLQMRQGLGASARSALFGGVLLGLIEGAGIMLNKFMSPPPPPPLIMEEPGAYPPGQFPGQIPSQQIPSISSSSSSSDTGSGSSSWFGGWFGGGKKEEAPSSGAKSEVLESYDTPMPSFEYK, from the coding sequence ATGGGGACCCCGGAAACCTCTCGTGAGCCCTGCCCTGACCGGATCCTCGACGACATCGGTGGCGCTTTCGGCATGGGGGCCGTCGGCGGTTCCGCCTTCCACTTCATCAAGGGCTCCTACAACTCCCCCAGTGGTGCGCGTCTCGCCGGCGGAACCCAGGCCGTGCGCATGAACGCTCCCCGGGTTGGTGGCAGCTTCGCAGTGTGGGGAGGCCTCTTCTCCGCCTTCGACTGCACCATGGTCTACGTCCGCCAGAAGGAGGATCCCTGGAACTCGATATTCGCCGGCGCCGCCACCGGAGGCTTCCTCCAGATGCGCCAAGGGCTTGGCGCGTCGGCTCGATCAGCTCTCTTTGGTGGTGTCCTCCTGGGCCTGATCGAAGGTGCGGGGATCATGCTGAATAAGTTCATGAGCCCGCCGCCTCCTCCTCCCTTAATAATGGAGGAGCCCGGGGCATACCCTCCGGGGCAGTTTCCAGGTCAAATCCCATCACAGCAGATTCCTTCGATTTCAAGTTCGAGCTCTAGTTCGGATACTGGTTCAGGTTCAAGCTCATGGTTCGGGGGTTGGTTCGGCGGAGGGAAGAAGGAGGAGGCGCCAAGCAGCGGAGCAAAGAGCGA